A region of Streptomyces halobius DNA encodes the following proteins:
- a CDS encoding dihydrodipicolinate synthase family protein produces MAQQISLRGVHVPLVTPFTAQGRIAQDSLEALAHAVLDAGATGIVALGTTAEAATLDAEEKTAIVDVCARVCRERAAPLIVGAGSNDTRASERALADLTRWPEAAAALVPVPAYTRPSQDGVLAHFSRLAEVSPLPLVVYHIPYRTAQALDASALRTVGRLPGVRGVKLATGGVDRETIDLLGDLPQDFEVLAGDDLFLSPLMALGATGGVLASAHLATSRFVELATAWHQGDLARARDLGHALARLSAAAFRDPNPTVIKGVLHAQGRIPTPDVRLPLLSARRDSVGEALKLLSDLGARPCSPPQACR; encoded by the coding sequence ATGGCTCAGCAGATATCCCTGCGGGGGGTCCACGTACCGCTCGTCACCCCGTTCACCGCACAAGGACGGATCGCGCAGGACTCCCTCGAAGCACTCGCGCACGCCGTGCTCGACGCAGGCGCCACCGGGATCGTCGCCCTGGGCACGACCGCCGAGGCCGCCACGCTCGACGCGGAGGAGAAGACCGCGATCGTCGATGTGTGCGCCCGGGTCTGCCGGGAACGTGCGGCACCACTGATCGTCGGCGCCGGGAGCAATGACACCCGGGCCAGCGAACGCGCTCTCGCGGACCTCACGAGGTGGCCGGAGGCGGCGGCCGCTCTGGTGCCGGTGCCTGCCTACACCAGGCCCTCACAGGACGGTGTCCTCGCACATTTCTCACGCTTGGCGGAGGTCAGCCCCCTGCCGCTGGTCGTGTATCACATTCCCTACCGCACCGCTCAGGCGCTCGACGCGTCCGCTCTGCGTACCGTGGGGCGCCTTCCCGGTGTGCGGGGGGTCAAGCTGGCGACAGGCGGCGTCGACCGGGAGACCATCGACCTGCTCGGCGATCTCCCGCAGGACTTCGAGGTCCTGGCCGGAGACGACCTGTTCCTTTCCCCGCTGATGGCGCTCGGCGCGACGGGCGGCGTCCTCGCCTCCGCGCACCTGGCCACCAGCCGGTTCGTGGAGTTGGCCACTGCCTGGCACCAGGGCGATCTCGCACGGGCCCGGGACCTCGGGCATGCCCTGGCCCGGCTGTCGGCCGCGGCCTTCCGCGATCCCAACCCCACCGTGATCAAGGGGGTCCTGCACGCTCAGGGCCGTATTCCCACGCCGGATGTGCGTCTGCCGCTACTGTCGGCCCGACGCGACTCGGTGGGGGAGGCGCTCAAGCTCCTGTCCGATCTGGGCGCCCGGCCATGCTCGCCACCACAGGCATGCCGATGA
- a CDS encoding proline racemase family protein, whose product MRTRHVFHAVDSHTEGMPTRVITGGVGVIPGVTMAERRTYFIEHMDRLRTLLMYEPRGHAAMSGAVLQPPTRPEADYGVLFIEVSGVLPMCGHGTIGVATVLVETGMVPVTEPVTTVRLDTPAGLVTVEVQVADGAAQSVTFTNVPAYCVGLDRKVQVPGCGTVTYDLAFGGNFYAVVELDALGLPFDRERKDDLLAAGLAVMDAINASPGRPVHPERPEIAGVKHVYLAAPGSGARHSRHAMAIHPGWFDRSPCGTGTSARMAQLYARGQLPLGRDFVNESFVGTRFTGRLIEKTTVGALPAVVPTVTGRAWITGTAQYFLDPDDPFPGGFLL is encoded by the coding sequence GTGCGTACCCGTCACGTCTTCCACGCCGTCGACTCGCACACCGAGGGCATGCCCACCCGCGTCATCACCGGTGGCGTCGGCGTCATCCCCGGCGTCACCATGGCCGAGCGGCGGACGTACTTCATCGAGCACATGGACCGTCTCCGGACGCTCCTGATGTACGAGCCGCGCGGCCACGCCGCCATGAGCGGCGCCGTCCTCCAGCCGCCCACCCGCCCCGAAGCCGACTACGGAGTCCTCTTCATCGAGGTCTCCGGGGTGCTCCCGATGTGCGGGCACGGCACGATCGGGGTCGCCACCGTCCTGGTCGAGACGGGCATGGTGCCGGTGACCGAACCGGTCACCACCGTTCGGCTCGACACCCCGGCCGGGCTGGTGACCGTCGAGGTCCAGGTGGCGGACGGCGCGGCCCAGTCGGTCACGTTCACCAATGTGCCCGCGTACTGCGTCGGGCTCGACCGCAAGGTCCAGGTGCCCGGCTGCGGCACGGTGACGTACGACCTCGCGTTCGGCGGGAATTTCTACGCCGTCGTCGAACTCGACGCGCTGGGGCTGCCGTTCGACCGTGAGCGCAAGGACGACTTGCTGGCCGCCGGACTCGCCGTCATGGACGCGATCAACGCCTCGCCGGGGCGTCCCGTGCACCCCGAGCGGCCGGAGATCGCCGGAGTCAAGCACGTCTACCTGGCCGCTCCCGGCTCCGGCGCCCGCCACTCACGGCATGCCATGGCCATCCATCCCGGCTGGTTCGACCGCTCCCCGTGCGGCACGGGCACCTCGGCCCGGATGGCTCAGCTGTACGCGCGCGGTCAACTGCCCCTGGGCCGCGACTTCGTCAACGAGTCCTTCGTCGGCACCCGCTTCACCGGCCGTCTGATCGAGAAGACCACCGTGGGCGCACTGCCCGCCGTCGTACCGACCGTCACCGGACGCGCCTGGATCACCGGCACCGCCCAGTACTTCCTCGACCCGGACGACCCCTTCCCCGGAGGTTTCCTCCTGTGA
- a CDS encoding GntR family transcriptional regulator yields the protein MGHLKHRDLNAGRERLRDQVSNALRAALISGELRPGVVYSAPTLAEDFGISATPVREAMLDLVREGLVEPVRNKGFRVTEVSERDLDQYTEIRALIEIPMVGRVTRSATREELESLRPVAEEIVRAARDHDLIGYLEADRQFHLSLLALCGNDRLVETVSDLRKRSRLYGLTALDERGELIPSAEEHLELLELMLAGDAKKAERCMAKHLGHVRSLWAGGGSASPAETKGAVRRTGKRSA from the coding sequence ATGGGGCACCTGAAGCACCGCGACCTCAACGCCGGCCGGGAGCGGCTGCGCGATCAGGTGAGCAACGCCCTGCGGGCCGCCCTGATCTCCGGCGAACTGCGTCCGGGTGTGGTGTACTCGGCGCCCACGCTCGCCGAGGACTTCGGCATCTCCGCCACCCCGGTACGCGAGGCGATGCTCGACCTGGTCCGTGAGGGCCTGGTCGAACCGGTCCGGAACAAGGGGTTCAGGGTCACCGAGGTCAGCGAGCGCGATCTCGATCAGTACACCGAGATCCGCGCACTGATCGAGATCCCCATGGTCGGCCGGGTCACCCGCAGTGCCACACGGGAGGAGCTGGAGTCGCTGCGGCCGGTCGCCGAGGAGATCGTACGGGCGGCGCGTGACCACGACCTCATCGGCTACCTGGAGGCCGACCGGCAGTTCCATCTCTCGCTCCTCGCGCTGTGCGGCAATGACCGCCTCGTCGAGACCGTCAGCGACCTGCGCAAGCGGTCCCGCCTGTACGGGCTCACCGCCCTGGACGAGCGGGGTGAGCTGATCCCCTCGGCCGAGGAGCACCTGGAGCTGCTTGAGCTGATGCTCGCGGGTGATGCGAAGAAGGCCGAGAGGTGCATGGCCAAGCACCTGGGCCATGTGCGCTCCCTGTGGGCCGGCGGCGGCAGCGCTTCCCCGGCCGAAACCAAGGGAGCGGTGCGCCGTACCGGGAAGCGGTCCGCCTGA
- a CDS encoding LysR family transcriptional regulator: MLDVRRLRLLRELSLRGTIAAVAQALAFTPSAVSQQLSTLEREAGVPLLERTGRRVVLTPAGQNLVHHAEAILERLEQATADLADARHGLSGPLRIGAFPTAGRAIVPTALTALAREHPRLEPRGLEIDPAGVANALRAGDLDVALIHEYDFVPSPVEPGLTIEPLFTEPMYLASTTPLQAGAADGSVIARSKDQPWITASPGTLCHTMTVRACQAAGFTPRVRHQADEFATVLALVAADQGVALVPQLGVVGPRPEVTLTPLPLHRRTEIAFRSGADRHPAVAAATAALRTASGSVQALGAGGRRHVPDRCRIEEQRCPSP, from the coding sequence ATGCTCGATGTCCGACGTCTGCGCCTGCTGCGGGAACTGTCCCTGCGCGGCACCATCGCCGCCGTCGCCCAGGCGCTCGCCTTCACGCCGTCGGCGGTCTCCCAGCAACTCAGCACCCTCGAACGGGAAGCAGGGGTTCCGCTGCTGGAACGGACCGGGCGGAGGGTCGTCCTCACCCCGGCAGGGCAGAACCTGGTCCACCATGCGGAGGCCATCCTCGAACGCCTCGAACAGGCCACCGCCGATCTGGCCGACGCGCGCCACGGCCTGTCGGGCCCCCTGCGGATCGGCGCTTTCCCCACCGCCGGCCGCGCGATAGTCCCCACCGCGCTGACCGCACTCGCCCGCGAACACCCGCGCCTGGAACCCAGGGGGCTGGAGATCGACCCCGCAGGAGTCGCCAACGCCCTGCGCGCAGGCGACTTGGACGTTGCGCTGATTCACGAGTACGACTTCGTGCCGTCGCCCGTCGAACCCGGCCTGACGATCGAGCCGCTCTTCACCGAGCCCATGTACCTCGCGTCAACAACCCCCCTGCAGGCAGGGGCAGCTGACGGTTCTGTGATAGCGCGCTCAAAGGACCAGCCGTGGATCACGGCGTCCCCGGGAACGCTGTGCCACACGATGACCGTCCGGGCATGCCAGGCCGCGGGTTTCACCCCACGGGTCCGGCACCAGGCCGACGAGTTCGCCACAGTGCTGGCCCTCGTCGCAGCGGACCAAGGAGTGGCCCTCGTGCCGCAGCTCGGAGTTGTCGGACCGCGCCCCGAGGTGACGCTGACCCCGTTGCCCCTCCACAGACGCACCGAGATCGCATTTCGCAGTGGCGCCGACCGGCATCCCGCGGTCGCCGCGGCCACTGCCGCGCTCCGCACCGCCTCCGGCTCAGTTCAGGCGCTCGGTGCGGGCGGACGCCGCCACGTGCCCGACCGATGCCGCATCGAGGAACAGCGTTGCCCCAGCCCGTGA
- a CDS encoding VOC family protein: MPDDQQQSAASELPTTTVQLNHIAVYASDRHLSAEFIAAILGLETGAPFGPFLPVDLGNGVTLDYYEKRDEPIQSQHYAFLVPDAQFDAMIARLEAVGVTYYADPGHTEPGEINRLFGGRGAYFDDPDGHNMEIMTRPYARP; this comes from the coding sequence ATGCCAGACGACCAGCAGCAGTCGGCCGCATCCGAGCTGCCGACGACCACCGTCCAGCTCAACCACATCGCCGTCTACGCCAGCGACCGGCACCTGTCGGCCGAGTTCATCGCCGCGATCCTCGGGCTCGAAACCGGTGCCCCGTTCGGCCCGTTCCTGCCCGTCGACCTCGGCAACGGCGTGACGCTCGACTACTACGAGAAGCGGGACGAGCCGATCCAGTCGCAGCACTATGCGTTCCTCGTCCCCGACGCACAGTTCGACGCCATGATCGCCCGCCTGGAGGCGGTCGGGGTCACTTACTATGCCGACCCCGGCCACACCGAGCCCGGCGAGATCAACCGTCTGTTCGGCGGCCGCGGCGCGTACTTCGACGATCCGGACGGCCACAACATGGAGATCATGACCCGGCCCTACGCCCGCCCCTGA
- a CDS encoding baeRF2 domain-containing protein: protein MVTTWLCPLSPNRGKIMELGFLKPLFDRLGPWASVYIDTTRATEDAQSRQKLRTRSVASQLIDAGSDPYTCRAVTDRLAHEPASGAPPGRALFAAGAEVVLDIPLGVPPVRSEATWSLLPHIAPLPGLIGEEPACLVAYIDRTGADIELRDARRSRTVATANGKEWRGRGHRSIPADRYEWHYRNKVENTWNETAGIIADELARQWPESGAQLLVLTGDSRERRAVHNRLPERIRAVTVEAENGSRSPGASTSVLDRQIAEAREKYAQARLEEALDRFRAGRRHPGSHGAHGVDSVPGDAAEGVPAVVDAARSHQVGTLLLGQDASDAGRDVWIGPGVDEVAVQRGQALALGVGKPERARADDALLRSATATDAEVLLVPEGTPGPAGGFGAVLRWSA, encoded by the coding sequence ATGGTCACCACCTGGTTGTGCCCACTGTCCCCGAACCGGGGGAAGATCATGGAACTCGGTTTTCTCAAGCCGCTCTTCGACCGTCTGGGCCCATGGGCCTCGGTGTATATCGACACCACGCGCGCGACCGAGGACGCGCAGTCGCGGCAGAAGCTCCGTACCCGCTCCGTCGCCTCCCAGCTCATCGACGCGGGTTCCGACCCGTACACATGCCGGGCGGTGACGGACCGGCTCGCCCACGAGCCGGCCTCCGGGGCGCCTCCCGGCCGGGCCCTCTTCGCCGCGGGCGCCGAGGTCGTACTCGACATCCCGCTCGGCGTGCCCCCGGTCCGCTCCGAGGCGACCTGGTCCCTCCTGCCGCACATCGCCCCGCTTCCCGGGCTGATCGGCGAAGAGCCGGCGTGCCTGGTCGCGTACATCGACCGCACCGGCGCCGATATCGAGCTGCGCGACGCACGGCGCAGCCGGACCGTGGCCACGGCGAACGGCAAGGAGTGGCGGGGCCGAGGGCACCGCAGTATCCCCGCGGACCGGTACGAGTGGCACTACCGGAACAAGGTCGAGAACACCTGGAACGAGACCGCCGGCATCATCGCGGACGAGCTCGCCCGGCAGTGGCCGGAGAGCGGGGCACAGCTGCTGGTCCTGACGGGCGACTCCCGCGAGCGCCGGGCCGTGCACAACCGGCTGCCCGAACGGATCCGGGCCGTCACCGTCGAGGCCGAGAACGGCAGCAGGTCTCCGGGCGCCTCCACGAGCGTGCTCGACCGCCAGATAGCCGAGGCCCGCGAGAAGTACGCGCAGGCACGCCTCGAAGAGGCCCTCGACCGCTTCCGCGCCGGACGCCGCCACCCCGGCTCGCACGGTGCGCACGGCGTCGACAGCGTTCCCGGAGACGCGGCGGAGGGAGTGCCCGCCGTCGTGGACGCCGCTCGCAGCCACCAGGTGGGCACGCTGCTGCTCGGGCAGGACGCGTCCGACGCGGGCCGCGACGTCTGGATCGGGCCCGGCGTCGACGAGGTCGCCGTGCAGCGCGGCCAGGCGCTGGCGCTGGGCGTCGGCAAGCCGGAGCGGGCACGCGCGGACGACGCCCTGTTGCGGTCCGCCACTGCCACCGACGCCGAGGTGCTGCTGGTCCCGGAGGGCACGCCCGGCCCGGCGGGCGGATTCGGCGCGGTGTTGCGCTGGAGTGCTTGA
- a CDS encoding dihydrodipicolinate synthase family protein, with the protein MTATIWNKARPWRGIMVATALPLRDDLSVDHDAYGDHVRRLLDNGCDGVVPNGSLGEYQTLTDEERARVVRTAVEAAGDGARVMPGVSAYGGGEARRWAEQAAEAGCGSVLLLPPNAYRAGESGVHAHYAEVARAGMPVVAYNNPIDTKVDLTPGMLARLHQGGSIVAVKEFTGDVRRAYEIAELAPELDLLIGADDVLLELALAGAVGWIAGYPNAFPAACATLYHAAVAGDLTTALPLYKSLHPLLRWDSKTEFVQAIKLSMDIVGRRGGPTRPPRSPLTGETEAAVRAATEKAVAAGHR; encoded by the coding sequence ATGACCGCCACCATCTGGAACAAGGCCCGCCCCTGGCGCGGCATCATGGTCGCCACCGCCCTGCCCCTGCGTGACGACCTGTCCGTCGACCACGACGCCTACGGCGACCACGTCCGCCGGCTGCTCGACAACGGCTGCGACGGCGTCGTGCCCAACGGCTCGCTCGGTGAGTACCAGACCCTCACCGACGAGGAGCGGGCCCGCGTGGTCCGGACCGCCGTCGAGGCCGCGGGCGACGGGGCGCGGGTCATGCCGGGCGTCTCCGCCTATGGCGGCGGCGAAGCCCGGCGCTGGGCGGAGCAGGCGGCCGAGGCGGGCTGCGGCTCGGTGCTGCTGCTGCCCCCGAACGCCTACCGGGCCGGCGAGTCGGGCGTCCACGCCCACTACGCCGAGGTCGCCCGCGCCGGGATGCCGGTCGTCGCGTACAACAACCCCATCGACACCAAGGTCGACCTCACCCCCGGCATGCTGGCCCGGCTGCACCAGGGCGGCAGCATCGTCGCCGTGAAGGAGTTCACCGGTGACGTCCGCAGGGCGTACGAGATCGCCGAACTCGCCCCGGAGCTCGATCTGCTGATCGGCGCCGACGACGTGCTGCTCGAACTCGCCCTCGCCGGTGCCGTCGGCTGGATCGCCGGCTACCCCAACGCCTTCCCCGCCGCCTGCGCGACCCTGTACCACGCCGCCGTCGCCGGCGACCTGACCACAGCCCTCCCCCTCTACAAGTCCCTGCACCCCCTGCTGCGTTGGGACTCCAAGACGGAGTTCGTCCAGGCCATCAAGCTGTCCATGGACATCGTCGGACGGCGAGGCGGTCCCACCCGTCCGCCGCGCTCCCCGCTCACCGGGGAGACCGAGGCGGCGGTGCGGGCCGCCACCGAGAAGGCCGTCGCCGCCGGCCACCGCTGA
- a CDS encoding alpha/beta fold hydrolase, with product MNPAYATTDHVFTVPLDHSLPDGPTLQVFAREVVDPARADEQLPWLLYLQGGPGGKAPRPSAGSPGWLPHALKTHRVLLLDQRGTGRSTPVTARTAARFASPSQLAAYLAHFRADAIVADAERVRRQLCADDGEPWETLGQSYGGFITLTYLSQAPEGLRACYVTGGLPGLTATADDVYARTYPRVRDRVLDFYARYPDDAPRLREIADRLAAGDIRLPGGDRLTTRRLRTLGLALGVADGFERIHWLLDESLDAGGELTDTFLHQVESLTGFTDNPLFAVMQETLYGQGAGPTGWAAARALTAVPEFAEEADPLLLTGEMIYPWMFREIGGLRPFADAADLLARRTDWPPLYDPQRLAANRVPLAAVVYHDDMYVDAGLSLRTARDIGATRVWVTNEWEHDGLTASGDRVLARLMDLAAGRA from the coding sequence ATGAACCCTGCCTACGCCACCACCGACCACGTCTTCACCGTCCCGCTGGACCACTCCCTCCCGGACGGCCCGACCCTCCAGGTGTTCGCGCGCGAGGTCGTCGACCCGGCGCGTGCCGATGAGCAACTGCCCTGGCTGCTCTACTTGCAGGGCGGTCCCGGCGGCAAGGCGCCCCGCCCTTCGGCGGGTTCGCCGGGATGGCTGCCGCACGCGCTGAAGACCCATCGGGTGCTGCTCCTCGACCAGCGCGGCACCGGTCGCTCCACGCCGGTCACCGCGCGCACGGCCGCCCGGTTCGCCTCCCCGTCCCAACTGGCCGCGTACCTTGCCCACTTCCGCGCCGACGCGATAGTGGCCGACGCCGAACGGGTTCGCCGTCAACTCTGCGCGGATGACGGCGAACCCTGGGAGACGCTCGGCCAGAGCTACGGCGGCTTCATCACCCTCACCTACCTCTCGCAGGCGCCCGAGGGCCTACGGGCCTGCTACGTCACCGGCGGCCTGCCCGGACTCACCGCGACCGCCGACGACGTGTACGCCCGCACCTACCCGCGCGTACGGGACCGGGTCCTCGACTTCTACGCCCGTTACCCCGACGACGCCCCTCGCCTCCGCGAGATCGCAGATCGCCTCGCAGCCGGAGACATCCGGCTGCCCGGCGGCGACCGCCTCACCACCCGCCGCCTGCGCACTCTCGGCCTCGCCCTCGGCGTGGCCGACGGCTTCGAGCGCATCCACTGGCTGCTCGACGAATCCCTGGACGCGGGCGGCGAGTTGACCGACACCTTCCTTCACCAGGTCGAGTCCCTGACCGGCTTCACCGACAACCCGCTGTTCGCCGTCATGCAGGAGACGCTGTACGGGCAAGGGGCCGGTCCGACCGGGTGGGCGGCCGCCCGGGCCCTCACCGCCGTCCCCGAGTTCGCCGAGGAGGCGGACCCCCTCCTCCTCACCGGAGAGATGATCTACCCCTGGATGTTCCGGGAGATCGGCGGCCTGCGCCCCTTCGCGGACGCCGCGGACCTCCTGGCCCGACGCACCGACTGGCCCCCGCTCTACGACCCTCAACGCCTCGCCGCCAACCGGGTCCCCCTCGCCGCGGTCGTCTACCACGACGACATGTACGTCGACGCCGGTCTCTCCCTGCGCACGGCGCGTGACATCGGCGCCACCCGCGTCTGGGTCACCAACGAGTGGGAGCACGACGGCCTCACCGCCTCCGGCGACCGGGTCCTCGCCCGCCTGATGGACCTGGCCGCGGGCCGCGCGTAA
- a CDS encoding FAD/NAD(P)-dependent oxidoreductase, whose amino-acid sequence MPLSASEPYDLAVIGAGSAGLAGAVAAGELGLSVALLDTATHIGGQFYRTPAPALGAVRPEALHHDWSAYADLRRRLKQSEVRHLPGHHVWSVTHDEEADGPWAVHAVTGADGGGECPVRVRARAVLLATGAYERQLPFPGWTLPGVVGAGGAQAMLKSGLVLPGRRVVVAGSGPLLLAVASSLAAAGAKVPAVVEASGYLRYARRPRALVTNPHKAAEALVHGAALLWHRVRVRLRSAVTEVHGTDRVEAVTVTRLDRDWCPIRGAGRRIDCDALAVGHGLVPRIELVTALGCATRPLSDGTRGLALDGLQETSVRGLWAAGETGGVGGVQLARVEGELAGVAAASRILGRPAHGGRVRELRRRRGRMRAFADAMTAAHAPGPGWSRWLTDDTDVCRCEEVTAGRIREAIEGLGARDARTVKLLTRAGMGWCQGRMCGPSVACLTAREQAAEPPAERRPFAVPVPLSALAALHDPVDPDAPGAPDAPGVNELGGRSETLSEGASEAVSEPNAAPGGDG is encoded by the coding sequence GTGCCGCTCTCGGCGTCTGAACCGTACGACCTCGCGGTGATCGGTGCGGGCTCCGCCGGTCTCGCCGGAGCCGTCGCAGCCGGTGAACTCGGGCTGTCCGTCGCCCTGCTGGACACCGCCACGCACATCGGTGGGCAGTTCTACCGCACCCCGGCGCCCGCCCTGGGAGCCGTCCGGCCCGAAGCCTTGCACCATGACTGGTCCGCCTACGCCGACCTGCGCCGACGGCTGAAGCAGAGCGAGGTCCGCCACCTTCCCGGACACCACGTGTGGAGCGTGACGCACGACGAAGAGGCTGACGGGCCGTGGGCGGTGCACGCCGTCACCGGGGCCGACGGCGGCGGCGAGTGCCCCGTGCGCGTACGGGCGCGTGCGGTGCTGCTGGCGACCGGCGCGTACGAACGCCAACTCCCCTTTCCCGGATGGACGTTGCCCGGTGTCGTGGGCGCCGGGGGAGCGCAGGCCATGCTCAAGTCCGGCCTGGTACTGCCCGGACGGCGGGTCGTCGTGGCGGGCAGCGGACCCCTGCTGCTCGCGGTCGCCTCCTCGCTGGCAGCCGCCGGCGCGAAGGTGCCGGCCGTCGTCGAGGCGTCCGGCTATCTGCGGTACGCCCGGCGCCCCCGGGCGCTCGTCACCAACCCACACAAGGCGGCCGAGGCGCTGGTCCACGGCGCGGCGCTGCTGTGGCACCGGGTGCGGGTGCGGCTGCGCAGCGCGGTCACCGAGGTGCACGGCACCGACCGGGTGGAGGCCGTCACCGTCACGCGCCTCGATCGCGACTGGTGTCCCATACGGGGGGCCGGACGGCGGATCGACTGCGACGCGCTGGCCGTCGGGCACGGCCTCGTCCCCCGGATCGAACTGGTCACGGCGCTCGGCTGTGCCACCCGTCCGCTGTCCGACGGCACCAGGGGACTCGCCCTGGACGGCCTCCAGGAGACCTCGGTACGCGGTCTGTGGGCGGCGGGTGAGACCGGGGGAGTGGGTGGGGTCCAACTGGCCCGCGTAGAGGGCGAATTGGCGGGAGTTGCTGCTGCCTCCCGGATCCTTGGACGCCCTGCCCACGGCGGCCGGGTCCGGGAACTCCGGCGCCGCAGAGGACGGATGCGCGCCTTCGCCGACGCGATGACCGCCGCCCACGCGCCCGGCCCGGGGTGGTCGCGCTGGCTGACGGACGACACCGATGTGTGCCGCTGCGAGGAGGTCACCGCCGGGCGGATACGCGAGGCGATCGAGGGCCTCGGAGCGCGGGACGCCCGTACCGTCAAGCTGCTGACCCGAGCGGGGATGGGCTGGTGCCAGGGCCGGATGTGCGGTCCGTCCGTGGCCTGCCTCACGGCCCGCGAGCAAGCCGCCGAACCTCCGGCCGAACGCCGCCCGTTCGCCGTGCCCGTCCCGCTCTCGGCGCTCGCCGCGCTCCACGACCCCGTTGATCCCGACGCACCCGGAGCGCCCGACGCACCCGGCGTCAACGAGCTCGGGGGTCGGTCCGAGACCCTCTCCGAGGGTGCGTCCGAGGCTGTGTCCGAGCCCAACGCCGCGCCCGGCGGCGACGGCTGA
- a CDS encoding (2Fe-2S)-binding protein: MARTPADLVGAQPGPPFRITFDGRAVTALPGQSVAAALWAAGILAWRTTRDGGRPRGVFCGIGQCYDCLATINGEPNRRACLVPARPGDAITTQEGHGRAALGV; encoded by the coding sequence GTGGCCCGTACCCCCGCCGACCTGGTCGGCGCCCAGCCCGGTCCGCCGTTCCGGATCACGTTCGACGGGCGCGCCGTGACCGCTCTGCCCGGCCAGTCCGTCGCCGCCGCACTGTGGGCGGCCGGAATCCTGGCCTGGCGCACCACGCGCGACGGCGGGCGCCCGCGGGGCGTGTTCTGCGGCATCGGCCAGTGCTACGACTGCCTCGCCACCATCAACGGAGAGCCCAACCGGCGGGCCTGCCTGGTTCCGGCCCGGCCGGGGGACGCCATCACCACTCAGGAAGGACACGGCCGTGCCGCTCTCGGCGTCTGA